A single region of the Salvia miltiorrhiza cultivar Shanhuang (shh) chromosome 8, IMPLAD_Smil_shh, whole genome shotgun sequence genome encodes:
- the LOC131000997 gene encoding SH3 domain-containing protein 2-like, whose amino-acid sequence MEAIRKQASRLREQVARQQQAVLKQFGAYGGSDNTSTDDAELQQHQKLEKLYISTRAAKHFQRDIVRGVEGYIVTGSKQVEIGTKLSEDSRKYGVENTCTTGNTLSKAASNFSQARAQMEKEHGNLLKALGTQVAEPLRAMVMGAPLEDARHLAQRYDRMRQEGEAQAVEVARKQAKVREGAAHPDMAFKLEAAEAKLQDVKSNVATLGKEASAAMAAVEAQQQRLTLQRLITMVEAERAYHQRVLQILDQLEGEMMSERQRIEAAPTPSMDSISAPPMYEEVNDVSTSPVQNGATDTLGYFLGEVVHSYQAESDVELNLSTGDYVVVRKVSNNGWAEGECKGKAGWFPFGYVERRDRVLASKVAEVY is encoded by the exons ATGGAAGCCATCAGAAAGCAAGCCTCCAGGCTAAGAGAGCAGGTCGCCAGGCAACAGCAG GCTGTCCTGAAGCAGTTTGGAGCATATGGAGGTTCGGATAATACATCAACTGATGATGCTGAGCTCCAACAACACCAGAAGCtcgaaaaactatatatatCTACAAGAGCTGCTAAG CATTTCCAAAGGGACATTGTTCGTGGAGTTGAAGGTTACATTGTTACAGGATCTAAACAAGTTGAGATAG GAACTAAATTATCAGAAGATAGCAGGAAATATGGTGTTGAGAATACCTGCACTACTGGAAATACATTATCTAAAGCTGCCTCCAATTTTTCACAAGCTCGTGCTCAAATGGAGAAAGAACATGGAAATCTATTGAAAGCCTTGGGCACACAG GTGGCGGAACCATTAAGAGCTATGGTAATGGGAGCTCCACTTGAAGATGCTCGTCATCTCGCTCAGCGATATGATAGGATGAGACAAGAGGGAGAAGCTCAG GCAGTTGAAGTTGCCAGAAAACAAGCAAAAGTTAGAGAAGGTGCTGCCCATCCTGACATGGCTTTTAAACTTGAAGCGGCTGAAGCGAAATTGCAAGATGTAAAGTCCAATGTGGCAACACTGGGGAAAGAAGCTTCTGCAGCTATGGCTGCTGTTGAAGCTCAACAACAAAGGCTGACTCTGCAACGGCTGATAACCATG GTTGAAGCTGAACGTGCTTACCATCAACGAGTCCTTCAAATACTCGATCAGCTAGAAGGCGAG ATGATGTCCGAGCGCCAACGAATTGAAGCAGCTCCTACCCCTAGCATGGACAGTATTTCAGCTCCTCCCATGTATGAAGAAGTAAATGATGTATCTACTTCACCAGTGCAGAATGGGGCAACTGATACCTTGGGATACTTTCTTGGGGAG GTCGTGCACTCGTATCAAGCTGAATCAGATGTGGAGCTTAATTTGTCAACTGGTGACTATGTAGTCGTTCGAAAG GTCTCAAATAATGGTTGGGCTGAAGGTGAATGCAAAGGGAAAGCAGGCTGGTTTCCTTTTGGGTACGTTGAGAGACGAGATCGTGTTCTAGCAAGCAAGGTAGCTGAAGTTTATTAA